The Xiphophorus hellerii strain 12219 chromosome 5, Xiphophorus_hellerii-4.1, whole genome shotgun sequence genome window below encodes:
- the LOC116719668 gene encoding polymeric immunoglobulin receptor-like isoform X1, translating to MWSFQKLFFTLCSALSCVRSAAGLIRVFGYEGTRVNISCSYPQGYETYEKYLCRNDCADSDVLITTSQAIKPRHSIYDDKSTRIFTTTIANLQSADAGKYWCGVSRNGKDLYTELKLETKQDSCCSTVNNIQGNEGVSVTISCPYDSQSDDKLKFLCGGNRPSTCRQQAVITSSNTQNGRFRLSDDRKSRIFTVTISSLTLNDSGSYLCGVQRNSGFDVFTAVELEVKEKGERNASGEKKLEGLPPSLTTEVYEHQSSTVKTIITTTPPASEEQAKVHYHLSTTMKTTTPLVSEELTGGPLSPMSSAAGSNQVFGYEGGDVNVSCPYDRGFEGRQKYLCNNDCRYADVLITTSQGSSGKYSIHDDKTTRVFTVIISDLHLGDAGKYWCGVTIIGRDINTERKLEVKPDRCCDKVNKTQSIEEGSVTISCPYDSQSVDKLKFLCRGNRPSTCRQQAVITSSNTQNGRFRLSDDRKSRIFTVTISSLTLEDSGSYLCGVQRNSGFDDFSAVELEVKAELCCAKSKNMSGVMERSVTFQCPYAPQHPNDTMFLCKGDRASNCTDMMDQSRFILSNVSSSSFSVTVTKLEAGDAGTYWCGSGPEASVGNYTRFHLSVDATLHQLSDLAFYALFALAAGLLLMVTFVLVKVYKNKCHKTLKEREVSR from the exons ATGTGGAGCTTTCAGAAACTGTTCTTCACTCTGTGct cagctctgagcTGTGTGCGCAGCGCTGCAGGTTTGATCCGTGTGTTTGGATATGAAGGTACACGTGTGAATATTTCCTGCTCATATCCTCAGGGTTATGAGACTTATGAAAAGTACCTGTGTAGGAACGACTGCGCGGACAGCGACGTCCTTATTACAACATCACAAGCAATTAAACCCAGACACTCCATCTATGATGACAAAAGTACAAGAATCTTCACAACAACAATTGCTAACCTCCAGTCAGCCGACGCTGGGAAATATTGGTGTGGAGTGTCAAGGAATGGAAAAGATCTTTACACCGAGttaaaactagaaacaaaacaag ACAGTTGCTGCAGCACGGTGAACAACATCCAAGGTAACGAAGGCGTCTCAGTGACCATCAGCTGTCCGTACGACTCTCAGTCTGACGACAAGCTGAAGTTCCTCTGCGGAGGAAACCGGCCCTCCACATGTCGACAGCAGGCAGTGATCACCTCTAGCAACACACAAAATGGACGATTCAGACTCTCTGATGACAGGAAGTCAAGAATATTCACAGTGACCATTTCCAGTCTGACCCTGAACGATTCTGGGTCGTATCTTTGTGGAGTCCAGAGAAACTCAGGATTTGATGTTTTCACTGCTGTTGAGctggaggtcaaag AAAAAGGAGAACGAAATgcaagtggagaaaaaaagcttGAGGGTCTGCCACCAAGCCTCACGACAGAAG TGTATGAGCACCAGAGCAGCACAGTGAAAACTATCATTACTACCACACCACCAGCATCAGAGGAACAGGCTAAAG TGCATTATCATCTGAGCACCACAATGAAAACTACAACACCACTGGTTTCTGAGGAACTGACTGGAGGTCCTCTAT CACCTATGAGCAGCGCTGCAGGATCGAACCAGGTGTTTGGATATGAGGGCGGAGACGTGAACGTTTCCTGCCCCTACGATCGGGGATTCGAGGGTCGTCAGAAATACCTGTGCAACAACGACTGTCGTTACGCTGATGTTCTTATAACAACATCACAAGGAAGTAGTGGAAAATACTCCATTCACGATGATAAAACAACCAGAGTCTTCACAGTAATCATCTCTGACCTTCATCTTGGTGACGCTGGGAAATACTGGTGTGGAGTGACAATAATAGGAAGAGATATCAACACTGAAAGAAAGCTGGAAGTAAAACCAG ACAGATGTTGCGACAAAGTGAATAAAACCCAAAGTATTGAGGAAGGTTCAGTGACCATCAGCTGTCCGTACGACTCTCAGTCTGTCGACAAGCTGAAGTTCCTCTGCAGAGGAAACCGGCCCTCCACATGTCGACAGCAGGCAGTGATCACCTCTAGCAACACACAAAATGGACGATTCAGACTCTCTGATGACAGGAAGTCAAGAATATTCACAGTGACCATTTCCAGTCTGACCCTGGAGGATTCTGGGTCGTATCTTTGTGGAGTCCAGAGAAACTCAGGATTTGATGATTTCTCTGCTGTTGAGCTAGAGGTCAAAG cagaGTTGTGCTGCGCTAAGTCAAAGAACATGAGTGGCGTAATGGAGCGTAGTGTAACCTTCCAGTGCCCTTATGCACCCCAGCATCCCAATGACACAATGTTCCTCTGCAAGGGAGACAGAGCCAGCAACTGCACAGACATGATGGATCAAAGTAGGTTTATTCTGAGCAATGTTTCCTCCAGCTCTTTCTCTGTGACGGTCACAAAGCTGGAAGCAGGAGATGCTGGAACGTACTGGTGTGGCTCAGGCCCAGAGGCGAGTGTTGGAAACTACACCCGCTTTCATCTTTCTGTAG
- the LOC116719668 gene encoding polymeric immunoglobulin receptor-like isoform X2 — protein sequence MWSFQKLFFTLCSLSCVRSAAGLIRVFGYEGTRVNISCSYPQGYETYEKYLCRNDCADSDVLITTSQAIKPRHSIYDDKSTRIFTTTIANLQSADAGKYWCGVSRNGKDLYTELKLETKQDSCCSTVNNIQGNEGVSVTISCPYDSQSDDKLKFLCGGNRPSTCRQQAVITSSNTQNGRFRLSDDRKSRIFTVTISSLTLNDSGSYLCGVQRNSGFDVFTAVELEVKEKGERNASGEKKLEGLPPSLTTEVYEHQSSTVKTIITTTPPASEEQAKVHYHLSTTMKTTTPLVSEELTGGPLSPMSSAAGSNQVFGYEGGDVNVSCPYDRGFEGRQKYLCNNDCRYADVLITTSQGSSGKYSIHDDKTTRVFTVIISDLHLGDAGKYWCGVTIIGRDINTERKLEVKPDRCCDKVNKTQSIEEGSVTISCPYDSQSVDKLKFLCRGNRPSTCRQQAVITSSNTQNGRFRLSDDRKSRIFTVTISSLTLEDSGSYLCGVQRNSGFDDFSAVELEVKAELCCAKSKNMSGVMERSVTFQCPYAPQHPNDTMFLCKGDRASNCTDMMDQSRFILSNVSSSSFSVTVTKLEAGDAGTYWCGSGPEASVGNYTRFHLSVDATLHQLSDLAFYALFALAAGLLLMVTFVLVKVYKNKCHKTLKEREVSR from the exons ATGTGGAGCTTTCAGAAACTGTTCTTCACTCTGTGct ctctgagcTGTGTGCGCAGCGCTGCAGGTTTGATCCGTGTGTTTGGATATGAAGGTACACGTGTGAATATTTCCTGCTCATATCCTCAGGGTTATGAGACTTATGAAAAGTACCTGTGTAGGAACGACTGCGCGGACAGCGACGTCCTTATTACAACATCACAAGCAATTAAACCCAGACACTCCATCTATGATGACAAAAGTACAAGAATCTTCACAACAACAATTGCTAACCTCCAGTCAGCCGACGCTGGGAAATATTGGTGTGGAGTGTCAAGGAATGGAAAAGATCTTTACACCGAGttaaaactagaaacaaaacaag ACAGTTGCTGCAGCACGGTGAACAACATCCAAGGTAACGAAGGCGTCTCAGTGACCATCAGCTGTCCGTACGACTCTCAGTCTGACGACAAGCTGAAGTTCCTCTGCGGAGGAAACCGGCCCTCCACATGTCGACAGCAGGCAGTGATCACCTCTAGCAACACACAAAATGGACGATTCAGACTCTCTGATGACAGGAAGTCAAGAATATTCACAGTGACCATTTCCAGTCTGACCCTGAACGATTCTGGGTCGTATCTTTGTGGAGTCCAGAGAAACTCAGGATTTGATGTTTTCACTGCTGTTGAGctggaggtcaaag AAAAAGGAGAACGAAATgcaagtggagaaaaaaagcttGAGGGTCTGCCACCAAGCCTCACGACAGAAG TGTATGAGCACCAGAGCAGCACAGTGAAAACTATCATTACTACCACACCACCAGCATCAGAGGAACAGGCTAAAG TGCATTATCATCTGAGCACCACAATGAAAACTACAACACCACTGGTTTCTGAGGAACTGACTGGAGGTCCTCTAT CACCTATGAGCAGCGCTGCAGGATCGAACCAGGTGTTTGGATATGAGGGCGGAGACGTGAACGTTTCCTGCCCCTACGATCGGGGATTCGAGGGTCGTCAGAAATACCTGTGCAACAACGACTGTCGTTACGCTGATGTTCTTATAACAACATCACAAGGAAGTAGTGGAAAATACTCCATTCACGATGATAAAACAACCAGAGTCTTCACAGTAATCATCTCTGACCTTCATCTTGGTGACGCTGGGAAATACTGGTGTGGAGTGACAATAATAGGAAGAGATATCAACACTGAAAGAAAGCTGGAAGTAAAACCAG ACAGATGTTGCGACAAAGTGAATAAAACCCAAAGTATTGAGGAAGGTTCAGTGACCATCAGCTGTCCGTACGACTCTCAGTCTGTCGACAAGCTGAAGTTCCTCTGCAGAGGAAACCGGCCCTCCACATGTCGACAGCAGGCAGTGATCACCTCTAGCAACACACAAAATGGACGATTCAGACTCTCTGATGACAGGAAGTCAAGAATATTCACAGTGACCATTTCCAGTCTGACCCTGGAGGATTCTGGGTCGTATCTTTGTGGAGTCCAGAGAAACTCAGGATTTGATGATTTCTCTGCTGTTGAGCTAGAGGTCAAAG cagaGTTGTGCTGCGCTAAGTCAAAGAACATGAGTGGCGTAATGGAGCGTAGTGTAACCTTCCAGTGCCCTTATGCACCCCAGCATCCCAATGACACAATGTTCCTCTGCAAGGGAGACAGAGCCAGCAACTGCACAGACATGATGGATCAAAGTAGGTTTATTCTGAGCAATGTTTCCTCCAGCTCTTTCTCTGTGACGGTCACAAAGCTGGAAGCAGGAGATGCTGGAACGTACTGGTGTGGCTCAGGCCCAGAGGCGAGTGTTGGAAACTACACCCGCTTTCATCTTTCTGTAG
- the LOC116719668 gene encoding polymeric immunoglobulin receptor-like isoform X4 yields MWSFQKLFFTLCSALSCVRSAAGLIRVFGYEGTRVNISCSYPQGYETYEKYLCRNDCADSDVLITTSQAIKPRHSIYDDKSTRIFTTTIANLQSADAGKYWCGVSRNGKDLYTELKLETKQDSCCSTVNNIQGNEGVSVTISCPYDSQSDDKLKFLCGGNRPSTCRQQAVITSSNTQNGRFRLSDDRKSRIFTVTISSLTLNDSGSYLCGVQRNSGFDVFTAVELEVKEWCCVKSKIIRETAGHEVTLQCPYPPNHRNNRKFLCKGSQRSNCTDMMKGQSRFLVHSDSSESFSVKITQLEAGDNGTYWCRSEPEWNVGNYTQFHLSVVEEEQNVAKKKTLQALPTQDITTVPRHQSSRVTTAPPVSEELIEGFPDVALYSLVAIVGGLLLLTVILVTVFKSKCSKVKEIGVVADGKKLDFVEAQEVCGGEDVYQNHDSMVMRSQQMASRQQHATCHVNDVDEDECDYENVTAADDIYCNEGFHKLS; encoded by the exons ATGTGGAGCTTTCAGAAACTGTTCTTCACTCTGTGct cagctctgagcTGTGTGCGCAGCGCTGCAGGTTTGATCCGTGTGTTTGGATATGAAGGTACACGTGTGAATATTTCCTGCTCATATCCTCAGGGTTATGAGACTTATGAAAAGTACCTGTGTAGGAACGACTGCGCGGACAGCGACGTCCTTATTACAACATCACAAGCAATTAAACCCAGACACTCCATCTATGATGACAAAAGTACAAGAATCTTCACAACAACAATTGCTAACCTCCAGTCAGCCGACGCTGGGAAATATTGGTGTGGAGTGTCAAGGAATGGAAAAGATCTTTACACCGAGttaaaactagaaacaaaacaag ACAGTTGCTGCAGCACGGTGAACAACATCCAAGGTAACGAAGGCGTCTCAGTGACCATCAGCTGTCCGTACGACTCTCAGTCTGACGACAAGCTGAAGTTCCTCTGCGGAGGAAACCGGCCCTCCACATGTCGACAGCAGGCAGTGATCACCTCTAGCAACACACAAAATGGACGATTCAGACTCTCTGATGACAGGAAGTCAAGAATATTCACAGTGACCATTTCCAGTCTGACCCTGAACGATTCTGGGTCGTATCTTTGTGGAGTCCAGAGAAACTCAGGATTTGATGTTTTCACTGCTGTTGAGctggaggtcaaag AATGGTGCTGTGTGAAGTCAAAGATAATTAGAGAAACTGCAGGACATGAAGTAACCTTGCAGTGCCCTTATCCACCTAATCACCGAAACAACAGGAAGTTCCTCTGCAAAGGAAGTCAACGCAGCAACTGCACAGACATGATGAAGGGTCAAAGCAGGTTCTTAGTGCACAGTGATTCCTCTGAGTCTTTCTCCGTTAAAATCACACAGCTGGAAGCAGGAGATAACGGAACGTACTGGTGCCGTTCAGAGCCAGAGTGGAACGTCGGAAATTATACCCAGTTTCATCTGTCTGTAG TAGAAGAAGAACAGAATGTGGCCAAAAAGAAAACGCTTCAGGCGTTGCCAACACAAGACATCACAACGG TACCTCGGCACCAGAGCAGCAGAGTGACAACTGCCCCGCCGGTCTCTGAGGAACTCATTGAAG gGTTTCCAGACGTCGCCCTCTATTCACTCGTTGCCATCGTTGGTGGGCTGTTGCTGCTGACTGTCATCCTGGTCACGGTTTTCAAGAGCAAATGTTCCAAAGTAAAAG AAATTGGAGTCGTTGCAGACGGAAAAAAGCTCGACTTCGTGGAAGCGCAGGAAGTGTGTGGCGGAGAAGAT GTGTATCAGAATCATGACTCTATGGTGATGAGATCACAGCAGATGGCCTCGAGGCAACAACATGCCACCTGTCACGTCAATGACGTGGATGAAGATGAATGTGACTATGAAAACGTCACAGCAGCTGACGACATCTACTGCAACGAGGGTTTCCATAAGTTGTCTTGA
- the LOC116719668 gene encoding polymeric immunoglobulin receptor-like isoform X3, translating to MWSFQKLFFTLCSALSCVRSAAGLIRVFGYEGTRVNISCSYPQGYETYEKYLCRNDCADSDVLITTSQAIKPRHSIYDDKSTRIFTTTIANLQSADAGKYWCGVSRNGKDLYTELKLETKQDSCCSTVNNIQGNEGVSVTISCPYDSQSDDKLKFLCGGNRPSTCRQQAVITSSNTQNGRFRLSDDRKSRIFTVTISSLTLNDSGSYLCGVQRNSGFDVFTAVELEVKVYEHQSSTVKTIITTTPPASEEQAKVHYHLSTTMKTTTPLVSEELTGGPLSPMSSAAGSNQVFGYEGGDVNVSCPYDRGFEGRQKYLCNNDCRYADVLITTSQGSSGKYSIHDDKTTRVFTVIISDLHLGDAGKYWCGVTIIGRDINTERKLEVKPDRCCDKVNKTQSIEEGSVTISCPYDSQSVDKLKFLCRGNRPSTCRQQAVITSSNTQNGRFRLSDDRKSRIFTVTISSLTLEDSGSYLCGVQRNSGFDDFSAVELEVKAELCCAKSKNMSGVMERSVTFQCPYAPQHPNDTMFLCKGDRASNCTDMMDQSRFILSNVSSSSFSVTVTKLEAGDAGTYWCGSGPEASVGNYTRFHLSVDATLHQLSDLAFYALFALAAGLLLMVTFVLVKVYKNKCHKTLKEREVSR from the exons ATGTGGAGCTTTCAGAAACTGTTCTTCACTCTGTGct cagctctgagcTGTGTGCGCAGCGCTGCAGGTTTGATCCGTGTGTTTGGATATGAAGGTACACGTGTGAATATTTCCTGCTCATATCCTCAGGGTTATGAGACTTATGAAAAGTACCTGTGTAGGAACGACTGCGCGGACAGCGACGTCCTTATTACAACATCACAAGCAATTAAACCCAGACACTCCATCTATGATGACAAAAGTACAAGAATCTTCACAACAACAATTGCTAACCTCCAGTCAGCCGACGCTGGGAAATATTGGTGTGGAGTGTCAAGGAATGGAAAAGATCTTTACACCGAGttaaaactagaaacaaaacaag ACAGTTGCTGCAGCACGGTGAACAACATCCAAGGTAACGAAGGCGTCTCAGTGACCATCAGCTGTCCGTACGACTCTCAGTCTGACGACAAGCTGAAGTTCCTCTGCGGAGGAAACCGGCCCTCCACATGTCGACAGCAGGCAGTGATCACCTCTAGCAACACACAAAATGGACGATTCAGACTCTCTGATGACAGGAAGTCAAGAATATTCACAGTGACCATTTCCAGTCTGACCCTGAACGATTCTGGGTCGTATCTTTGTGGAGTCCAGAGAAACTCAGGATTTGATGTTTTCACTGCTGTTGAGctggaggtcaaag TGTATGAGCACCAGAGCAGCACAGTGAAAACTATCATTACTACCACACCACCAGCATCAGAGGAACAGGCTAAAG TGCATTATCATCTGAGCACCACAATGAAAACTACAACACCACTGGTTTCTGAGGAACTGACTGGAGGTCCTCTAT CACCTATGAGCAGCGCTGCAGGATCGAACCAGGTGTTTGGATATGAGGGCGGAGACGTGAACGTTTCCTGCCCCTACGATCGGGGATTCGAGGGTCGTCAGAAATACCTGTGCAACAACGACTGTCGTTACGCTGATGTTCTTATAACAACATCACAAGGAAGTAGTGGAAAATACTCCATTCACGATGATAAAACAACCAGAGTCTTCACAGTAATCATCTCTGACCTTCATCTTGGTGACGCTGGGAAATACTGGTGTGGAGTGACAATAATAGGAAGAGATATCAACACTGAAAGAAAGCTGGAAGTAAAACCAG ACAGATGTTGCGACAAAGTGAATAAAACCCAAAGTATTGAGGAAGGTTCAGTGACCATCAGCTGTCCGTACGACTCTCAGTCTGTCGACAAGCTGAAGTTCCTCTGCAGAGGAAACCGGCCCTCCACATGTCGACAGCAGGCAGTGATCACCTCTAGCAACACACAAAATGGACGATTCAGACTCTCTGATGACAGGAAGTCAAGAATATTCACAGTGACCATTTCCAGTCTGACCCTGGAGGATTCTGGGTCGTATCTTTGTGGAGTCCAGAGAAACTCAGGATTTGATGATTTCTCTGCTGTTGAGCTAGAGGTCAAAG cagaGTTGTGCTGCGCTAAGTCAAAGAACATGAGTGGCGTAATGGAGCGTAGTGTAACCTTCCAGTGCCCTTATGCACCCCAGCATCCCAATGACACAATGTTCCTCTGCAAGGGAGACAGAGCCAGCAACTGCACAGACATGATGGATCAAAGTAGGTTTATTCTGAGCAATGTTTCCTCCAGCTCTTTCTCTGTGACGGTCACAAAGCTGGAAGCAGGAGATGCTGGAACGTACTGGTGTGGCTCAGGCCCAGAGGCGAGTGTTGGAAACTACACCCGCTTTCATCTTTCTGTAG